Proteins from one Lonchura striata isolate bLonStr1 chromosome 6, bLonStr1.mat, whole genome shotgun sequence genomic window:
- the LOC144246471 gene encoding uncharacterized protein LOC144246471 yields MAEPAAEAEPGPRQRRELVAELRDRDGRTRTVRVPYPATEESEAAQLRELRGALRELQGRVAELLAPLVQEERAAAGAARRGGGGDDDDDYYYDDEEDTGEDENNGDAAASGDDPPVKRTKVQQP; encoded by the exons ATGGCGGAGCCGGCGGCCGAGGCGGAGCCGGGCCCGCGCCAGCGCCGGGAGCTGGTGGCGGAGCTGCGGGACCGCGACGGGCGGACGCGGACGGTGCGGGTGCCGTACCCAGCGACGGAGGAGAGCGAGGCCGCCCAGCTGCGCGAGCTGCGGGGGGCGCTGCGCGAGCTGCAGGGGCGCGTGGCGGAGCTGCTGGCGCCGCTGGTGCAGGAggagcgggcggcggcgggcgcggcgcggcgcg GTGGTGGCggcgacgacgacgacgactaCTACTATGACGACGAGGAGGATACGGGCGAAGACGAAAACAACGGGGACGCGGCGGCGAGCGGCGATGACCCTCCCGTGAAGCGGACGAAGGTGCAGCAGCCGTGA
- the LYSET gene encoding lysosomal enzyme trafficking factor, with the protein MMNFRQRMGWIGVGLYLLASAAAFYYVFEINETYNKLALEHIQQHPKEPQEGSTWTHSLKVRLLSLPFWLWTIIFLIPYLQMFLFLYSCTRADPKTVGYCIIPICLAVICNRHQTFVKASNQISRLQLIDT; encoded by the coding sequence ATGATGAACTTCCGCCAGAGGATGGGCTGGATTGGTGTCGGGCTGTACTTGTTAGCAAGTGCTGCAGCTTTTTATTACGTCTTTGAAATCAATGAGACTTACAACAAACTAGCACTGGAGCACATTCAGCAACACCCCAAGGAACCACAGGAAGGAAGCACATGGACACACTCCTTAAAAGTACGACTGCTATCCTTGCCGTTTTGGCTGTGGAcgataatatttttaataccaTACTTACAGATGTTCTTGTTCCTCTATTCCTGTACAAGAGCTGACCCCAAAACTGTTGGGTATTGCATCATTCCTATCTGCTTGGCTGTTATTTGCAATCGTCACCAAACATTTGTGAAGGCCTCTAATCAGATCAGTAGATTACAACTAATTGATACTTAG